The stretch of DNA GTATCAGCGTATTTGCCTCTTTCAAACTCGTAATTTGACCCGGGTTTTAACAAAAACCTGTCGAtgttgaaaattataattggCTAAAATCGGTTTAGGCTTAAATCAATTGGTacttttggttcggtttaggtTTTATATTATCAAACTTGTGGTGCGCGAAACGGCGAAAGGATAAAAATCGGCAATTTCGAAACCCAAACAgacaaaaatgagaaaacaagaaTCGGAGGAAGCAAAACTTGAATTGGAGTCCAAATCGAATCATGATGGAAATTTAAAAATCGCACCGGACGACCAAAGTTTCCTCACAATTCTTGACGACATCAAATCTTCGAAATCTCCGGTAGTTTTATTACAGGCCCACAACTATTACCATTTGTACACACGTTTTTAAGATCCAAAGCTGGGTTCTTTCGTAATCTGACTGGTTCGTCTTGTGTTTGTATTTGTGATTTGCAGGCTGTTATTAACTACGGGGCTTCATGGTACGTTTTTGTTCTTCGTATTTGCCAAATATGCATATCATGCTTATaaagtgttcgatgaaatgcctcaATGAGCAcgatactctctctctctctttatttttatttattttttattattttgactGAGATTATTATTAGCGGTTGAAACTGTGCAGGTGTGGAGTATGTAGCCAGATCCTTCCTGCGTTCCAAAAGCTGAGCAACAGTTTCTCGAGGCTCAAGTTTGTATATGCAGATATCGACGAGTGCCCTGAAACCACTCGCCACATCCGTTACACACCAACGTTTCAGTTTTACCGAGACGGCGAAAAAATCGATGAGATGTATGGAGCTGGTGAAGAGAGGCTCCATGATCGTCTTTGGCTTCACTCttgaaacatgttttttttgaaactgaGGACTGGAAACGGTTGTACTTGCCTACTTGGTAATTGGTATGACGGTTAATGACTTATGTAATTGGGCCATGTTTAGAGATCGGACAGTCCATACTTTTATCAGACCGACCTTTgccatactttttttttgtatattatttacaaaCGTGTGctgaatttaatttataattatccTTTTCCAATTTTCCATTTATGAAATTTAGAAAAGGCAACTAAAATAAcgccaaataaattttttttttggaaaaatgggaaaataatttttttttcttatataataagcacacacacacacctgacttctttattttctcacaTAAGAAACCGAACCGATCACACTTCtcgaaccttcttcttctgctctttGGCAAAGCTCTCTCTCTGTTGTAGAAATCAAACATGGCGAATGAAGCTGAATCATCTGATTCGTAAGTACTTGTTGATTACTACTTTTTTCATCAATCAATATAATCATCTTAAGATTTCATTAACTCTTcgtgttgtgtttttttctgatttttttttttggttttgaattatATATCAGTAAGGGGACGAAGAAGGATTTTAGCACAGCGATTCTGGAGAGAAAGAAGGCGGCGAATCGTTTGGTTGTGGATGAGGCCATCAACGATGATAACTCCGTCGTTTGTCTTCACCCTGCCACCATGGAGAAGCTTCAACTCTTTCGTGGTGATACCGTTTTAATCAAGGTCTGATTttgtatttacttttttaatttctcttcttGTGTTGTTTCCTTTGCTTAATTATCCTAATTCAGGGttattagggttttgtcttTTAAGTTcagaaaggtttgattttttttgaattcgtGTTGGGGTTTCTAGAACTTGAGATCACTGTGTCTTTAGATTTGTGTGTATTGAATTTTGGGAATTGTGTTGCAgggaaagaagaggaaggataCTGTGTGTATTGCTTTAGCTGATGATACTTGTGAAGAACCAAAAATCAGGATGAACAAGGTTGTTAGGTCTAACCTCAGGGTTAGGCTTGCAGATGTTACCTCTGTTCATCAATGCCCTGATGTCAAGTATGGGAAGCGTGTTCATATCTTGCCCGTTGATGATACCATTGAAGGAGTTTCTGGAAATCTATTTGATGCTTACCTTAAacgtaagtgtttttttttctcttcctgttttttttattctcttgttCCATGTTTAGTACAGCGGTTTAATGTTAGTATTTGTCTGTTTGTGCCAGCTTATTTCTTGGAAGCATATCGTCCGGTGAGGAAGGGTGATTTTTTCTTGGTTAGAGGAGGGATGAGAAGTATTGAGTTTAAGGTTATTGAGACTGATCCTGCTGAATACTGTGTGGTCGCTCCAGATACAGAAATTTTCTGTGAGGGTGAGCCGATTAAGAGAGAGGATGAGGAGAGGCTTGATGAAGTTGGgtatgatgatgttggtggTGTCAGGAAACAGATGGCTCAGATTCGTGAACTTGTTGAGCTCCCATTGAGGCATCCACAGCTTTTTAAGTCCATTGGTGTGAAACCTCCCAAGGGAATCTTGCTCTATGGTCCTCCTGGTTCTGGGAAGACATTGATTGCCCGTGCTGTTGCTAATGAGACTGGTgcgtttttcttttgtatcaaTGGTCCTGAGATCATGTCTAAGCTAGCTGGTGAGAGTGAGAGCAACCTCAGGAAAGCTTTCGAGGAAGCTGAGAAGAATGCTCCCTCTATCATTTTCATTGATGAGATCGATTCCATTGCTccaaaaagagagaagacacATGGGGAAGTTGAGAGACGGATCGTTTCCCAGCTCTTGACACTTATGGATGGGCTTAAAGCTAGAGCGCATGTGATCGTTATGGGAGCGACCAACCGTCCAAACAGCATTGATCCTGCTTTGAGAAGGTTTGGACGGTTTGACAGAGAAATTGATATTGGTGTTCCTGATGAGATTGGTCGTCTTGAGGTTCTAAGGATTCACACCAAGAACATGAAGCTCGCAGAAGATGTAATGTTCTgttgtgtatattatttatcttcttcttttcgtttgcctttctctgtttttcagGTCTGACATGGTTTTCTCTTATTCAGGTTGATTTGGAAAGAGTCTCCAAAGACACCCATGGGTATGTTGGTGCTGATCTTGCAGCATTATGCACTGAAGCTGCTCTTCAGTGCATCAGGGAGAAGATGGATGCAATTGACCTAGAAGACGACGAGATAGATGCTGAAATTCTCAATTCTATGGCTGTGACTAATGAGCATTTCCAGACTGCCCTTGGTAACAGCAATCCTTCTGCTCTACGTGAGACGGTAAGTTCAGGAGATCAATATTTTGGTTTGCGGTTTCTTAGTCTATTTGGTACCATTCTTACTAAACGGGTGTTCTCAAActgttattttctcttttaaccaGGTTGTTGAAGTGCCTAATGTTTCTTGGGCGGACATTGGTGGTCTTGAGAATGTCAAGAGGGAGCTCCAAGAGGTAAACATTAAGATTTTCAGCgatttgacatatttttttttaacattgacCTGTGAATATGAACTAATATGttatgattttgtgtgtttagacTGTTCAATATCCAGTGGAGCATCCGGAGAAATTCGAGAAGTTTGGGATGTCACCATCTAAAGGAGTCCTATTCTATGGTCCTCCTGGTTGTGGAAAGACCCTCTTGGCTAAGGCTATTGCAAACGAGTGTCAAGCCAACTTCATTAGTATCAAAGGTCCTGAGTTACTCACAATGTGGTTTGGAGAGAGTGAAGCCAATGTGAGAGAGATATTCGACAAGGCACGCCAGTCTGCTCCTTGTGTTCTTTTCTTCGATGAGCTTGACTCCATTGCCACTCAGGTATTTTCATCAGTTCCTTATTCACTTTACTTATGCAACCTATGCGCTTTACCTTCATCTCAAATAACTTTAAATGAACATCTCTTGTGATAATAGAGAGGTAGCAGTGTTGGAGATGCTGGTGGTGCAGCAGACAGAGTACTGAACCAGCTTCTTACAGAGATGGATGGAATGTCTGCTAAGAAGACTNNNNNNNNNNNNNNNNNNNNNNNNNNNNNNNNNNNNNNNNNNNNNNNNNNNNNNNNNNNNCTGTTCACTACTTCAGTAGTTTCGAACTCTCCATTTCCATCGCCCAACCCCTTAACTGTCGGATTCTACCGTCGATGAGTATCGGCAACTCTCGATACAATCCTCGATAAAATCCTCGATAGAATCCTCGATACAATCCTCGATAAAATCCTCGATAGAATCCTCGATACAATCCTCGATAGAATCCTCGATAAATCCCTCGATAGAATCCTCGATAAAATCCTCGATACAATCCTCGATACAATCCTCGATAGAGTCCTCGATAGAATCCTCGACTCtgatttctcgactatctcgactcggatttctcgactatctccCACCGAGGTTCCGGGTCGTTACAGGTACCTCTAATTGTATCAGCGTATTTGCCTCTTTCAAACTCGT from Camelina sativa cultivar DH55 chromosome 9, Cs, whole genome shotgun sequence encodes:
- the LOC104711884 gene encoding cell division control protein 48 homolog D-like, with product MANEAESSDSKGTKKDFSTAILERKKAANRLVVDEAINDDNSVVCLHPATMEKLQLFRGDTVLIKGKKRKDTVCIALADDTCEEPKIRMNKVVRSNLRVRLADVTSVHQCPDVKYGKRVHILPVDDTIEGVSGNLFDAYLKPYFLEAYRPVRKGDFFLVRGGMRSIEFKVIETDPAEYCVVAPDTEIFCEGEPIKREDEERLDEVGYDDVGGVRKQMAQIRELVELPLRHPQLFKSIGVKPPKGILLYGPPGSGKTLIARAVANETGAFFFCINGPEIMSKLAGESESNLRKAFEEAEKNAPSIIFIDEIDSIAPKREKTHGEVERRIVSQLLTLMDGLKARAHVIVMGATNRPNSIDPALRRFGRFDREIDIGVPDEIGRLEVLRIHTKNMKLAEDVDLERVSKDTHGYVGADLAALCTEAALQCIREKMDAIDLEDDEIDAEILNSMAVTNEHFQTALGNSNPSALRETVVEVPNVSWADIGGLENVKRELQETVQYPVEHPEKFEKFGMSPSKGVLFYGPPGCGKTLLAKAIANECQANFISIKGPELLTMWFGESEANVREIFDKARQSAPCVLFFDELDSIATQRGSSVGDAGGAADRVLNQLLTEMDGMSAKKT
- the LOC104711880 gene encoding thioredoxin-like 3-3 is translated as MRKQESEEAKLELESKSNHDGNLKIAPDDQSFLTILDDIKSSKSPAVINYGASWCGVCSQILPAFQKLSNSFSRLKFVYADIDECPETTRHIRYTPTFQFYRDGEKIDEMYGAGEERLHDRLWLHS